CCCAGCGCCTCGATCGGCTCCAGTCGCGCCGCCTGGTGAGCCGCACCCCCAGCGACACCGACGGGCGCGTGGTGCTGGTCCGGCTCACCCAGGAGGGCCGCGAGCTGATCGACCGGGTCCTGCCCGACCACGTGGAGAACGAGCGGAGAATCCTCAGCGGACTGAGCAGGGCCGAGCAGGACCAGCTGGCCGATCTGCTCCGCAAGCTGTTGGAGACCTTCAGCATGTGACGCCGGTGAGCCGTTCGGACTCGGCCCGGAGCCGGTCCTGCGCGGCGACGTCGTGCGAGCGCTGCCGCGCGAGCCGGGGTCGCGGTCGGCACGCTCTACCGACATCTCCCCACGAAGAACGACCTGGTGGTGCTGCTCCGCCGCGTGGTCGTGGACAGGGGCCAGGACCGCCTGCTCCGCGGCACGATCGCCGACGTCGTGCTGCTGCTGACCACCTCGCCGGGGGCCGAGTTCCCGAAGGCGGCCCGCGAGCGCTGGGTGCGGCTGGCCGAACGCGCGTTGGCGTTCGGCCAAGCGGCCGCGCCCCGGTAGCGAAACCTTTCCGGTTGCGGCGAAAGCCCGGCCGCATCAGGACAGGATCGTTGTTGCCGGGTGCCCGCGCTCCTAACGTCCGCGAGGTGACCCGCAACCAGACTCGGCGGAAGTTCCTGACAGTCAGCGGTTTGGCTGCGGGACTCGCGTTCTCCGGTGCGCTGCCGGGCATCGGAACCTCCAACGCCTCCACCGTCGAGGTGGACCGGCTCCGCGACTACCCCTTCCGGCTCGGCATCGCCTCCGGGGACCCGTTGCCCGACTCGGTGGTGCTCTGGACCAGGCTCGCGCCGCGCCCGCTCGACCCCTTCGGCGGGGTGAACGACCGCCCGGTCGCCGTGGTCTGGCAGGTCGCCGAGGACGAGCGGTTCCGCCGCATCGTCCGCACCGGCGTCGAGATCGCCAGGCGGGAGACCTCGCACAGCGTCCACGTGGACGTGCGGGGCCTGCGGCCGTGGCGGCACTACTACTACCGGTTCATCGTCGGCGGGCACGTCAGCCCGGTCGGCCGCACGCGGACCGCTCCGGCGCCGCGGCAGGCGGTGTCCGGCATGAGCTTCGCGTTCGCGTCGTGCCAGGCGTGGTGGGAGGGTTTCTACACCGCCTACCGCGACATGGCGGCCGAGGACCACGACGTCGTCTTCCACCTCGGCGACTACATCTACGAGTACGGCGTCGGCGCGGACTCGGGTGTTCGCCAGCAACCCGTTCCCGTGGAGTTCACGCGCGAGACCATGACGCTCGACGAGTACCGCGGGCGGTATGCGCTCTACAAGACCGATCCGAACCTCCAAGCCGCGCACGCGGTCGCGCCGTGGATCGTCACGGTCGACGACCACGAGGTGGAGAACAACTGGGCCGGACCGATCTCGGAGAACAACGCGCCGCGCGAGGAGTTCCTGGTGCGGATGGCGAACGCGTTCCGCGCTTGGTACGAGCACATGCCGGTGCGGCTCACGCAGTCGCCGACCGGGCCGGGAATCCAGCTGTACCGCCGTTTCCAGTACGGCGACCTGGTGCGCTTCAACCTGCTCGACACGCGCCAGTACCGCGACGACCAGGCGGGTGGTGACGGCGAGAAACCGCCGAACCCCGGCTCGCTCGACCCGAAGCGGTCGATCACCGGTGCGGCACAGGAGAAGTGGCTGTTGGACGGCATGGCCGAGAAGTCGGCGCGGTGGGAGGTGCTCGCGCACCAGACCGCCATCGCTCAGCTCGACGTGAAGGCCGGTCCGGACATGGTCGTGCCGATGGACACCTGGGACGGCTACGTGGCGTCCCGGAAGCGAATCCTCGGTGGCGCAGGGCAGATCGGCGTTCGCAACCTCGTCAGCATCGCGGGCGACCTGCACCGCAGCGTTGCTTCCGAGCTGCGCGCGGACTACGCGGCGTCGTCGGCGGTCGTGGGCACTGAGTTCGTCGGGACCTCGATCTCGTCCAGTCGCGACGGCATGGACCACGACCCGGTCGGCCTCACCATCCTCGCGGAGAACCCGCACGTGAAGTTCCACAACTTCCAGCGCGGCTACGTCCGGTGCGAGGTGGACGCCGCCCAGTGGGTCGCCGACTACCGCGTCGTGGACCGGGTGACGGTGCCCAACGGCACGGTGACCTCGCGGTCGAAGCTCCTCGTCGAGGACGGCGTCCCGGCGATCCAGGTGAGGTGATCAGTCATGTGGGCTCTCGCACTGGCCGCGACGGTGCTGACCGCGGCAACGCCGGTCACGATCTCGGTGACCCCGGAGAAGGTCCAGGTGGTCGGGCTTCCGTGCCTGCCGGGCTCGTTGAAGGTCGGCCTGACCAACACCGGGACCACCGATCGCTACGTCGACCTCGAGCTGTCGGCGCCGTCCCCGGTGGTCCTCGACCGGAAGGTCATCTCCACCTGGCTGCCCGCCTGGGACCCGGACCACACGGTGGTCACGCCGGTCGGGGTGAGCGTCCCGCGCACCGCGAAGCCCGGCACGTACTCGCTGAGCCTGAGCGTCGACCGCACGCGGCGCACTGTGCCGGTCGAAGTGCTTCCGTTGCCCCCCAAAGACAATCTCGTGCTGGGCGAGCAGGCTTCCGCGTCTTCGACGCACGGCAGCTTCCGGACGTGCGGCGCGGTCGACGGCGACGCGAACTCGGCGAACTGGTCGACGAGCACCGGGTGGAACGACGCCACGCGCGCGGTGTTCCCGGACGAGTACTCCGTTTCCTTGGTCGCGCCGTCCACCATCGGTCGCGTGGAGTTGCAGACCCTCGACTCCGCGCGCTATCCCGCCGCGCAGAACGGCTTGCGCGACTGGGATGTGCAGGTGCGCGTCTCGGGATCGTGGGTCACGGTCGACCAGGTCCGCGGGAACGTCACCGGCCGGGTGAAGTCCGTGTTCCCCGCTGTGCAGGCCGATGCCGTGCGGATTGTCGTACTGGACTCCAATGATCACTTGTACTCCCGGATCGTGGAGCTGGAGGCTTACCCGCGCTGACCGTCGAACACGGACACAGCGGTATCACCGACGGGTCAGTCGGAGTGGGCGACGACGCGGACGAGGTCGAGCAGGGCCTGGTGCACCTCGGCGTCCAGCCGGAGGCCCGCGAGGGTGTCCTTCGCGGAACGGACGCGCTCGCGCAGCATCCCGCGCACCCGGTCGAGCGCGCCGGAGGAGCGGATGATCTCCTTCGCCTCGTCCACCCCGGCCTCGCTCAGCCCGGGGTCGGCGAGCAGCTCCAGCAGCCGGGCGGCCACATCGGGGCGCGCGCCCGCCAGTGCCGCCGCGATCAAGGTCGTCCGCTTGCCCTGCCGGATGTCCTCGCCGACGGGCT
The window above is part of the Allokutzneria albata genome. Proteins encoded here:
- a CDS encoding alkaline phosphatase D family protein, with protein sequence MTRNQTRRKFLTVSGLAAGLAFSGALPGIGTSNASTVEVDRLRDYPFRLGIASGDPLPDSVVLWTRLAPRPLDPFGGVNDRPVAVVWQVAEDERFRRIVRTGVEIARRETSHSVHVDVRGLRPWRHYYYRFIVGGHVSPVGRTRTAPAPRQAVSGMSFAFASCQAWWEGFYTAYRDMAAEDHDVVFHLGDYIYEYGVGADSGVRQQPVPVEFTRETMTLDEYRGRYALYKTDPNLQAAHAVAPWIVTVDDHEVENNWAGPISENNAPREEFLVRMANAFRAWYEHMPVRLTQSPTGPGIQLYRRFQYGDLVRFNLLDTRQYRDDQAGGDGEKPPNPGSLDPKRSITGAAQEKWLLDGMAEKSARWEVLAHQTAIAQLDVKAGPDMVVPMDTWDGYVASRKRILGGAGQIGVRNLVSIAGDLHRSVASELRADYAASSAVVGTEFVGTSISSSRDGMDHDPVGLTILAENPHVKFHNFQRGYVRCEVDAAQWVADYRVVDRVTVPNGTVTSRSKLLVEDGVPAIQVR
- a CDS encoding discoidin domain-containing protein, producing MWALALAATVLTAATPVTISVTPEKVQVVGLPCLPGSLKVGLTNTGTTDRYVDLELSAPSPVVLDRKVISTWLPAWDPDHTVVTPVGVSVPRTAKPGTYSLSLSVDRTRRTVPVEVLPLPPKDNLVLGEQASASSTHGSFRTCGAVDGDANSANWSTSTGWNDATRAVFPDEYSVSLVAPSTIGRVELQTLDSARYPAAQNGLRDWDVQVRVSGSWVTVDQVRGNVTGRVKSVFPAVQADAVRIVVLDSNDHLYSRIVELEAYPR